A segment of the Yersinia rochesterensis genome:
GTTAAAACGCAGTAATGTTATAAGAAAATCAGTGCTCTTCGGACGCCATCGACAGATAGACAATCGTCAGAACCATGAAGATAAAGGCTTGTAACGTAATAATCAGTATGTGGAAGATAGCCCAAGGTAAACTGAGCATCCACTGTGACCACCACGGCAACAGGCCAGCAATCAGGATGAAGATCAACTCACCCGCATACATGTTGCCGAACAGTCGCAGACCGAGTGAAACCGGTTTGGACAGCAGGCTGACACCTTCCAGAATTAAGTTCACTGGAATGAATATCGGGTGATTGAACGGCTGCATCGTTAATTCTTTTACGAAGCCGCCTACACCTTTCATTTTAATGCTATAGAACAGGATCAGGATGAAAACACCCAATGCCATGGACAAGGTAATACTTACGTCAGCAGTCGGTACCACGCGCAGCGCTGGTAACCCAAAGACATGTTCACCGATGTAAGGCAGTAAATCGATTGGCAGCAAGTCCATCATGTTCATCAATAAAACCCAAACAAACACAGTTAGGGCTAATGGCGCGATGACTTTACTTTTGCCGTGGTACATATCCCGTACGCTGTTATCGACAAAACCGATAATTAACTCAACAGCCGTCTGCAATTTGCCAGGCACGCCACTGGTGGCACCTGCCGCAACTTTGCGGAACACAAACAGAAAAGCTAACCCCAGCACGACAGAGAAGAACAAAGAGTCAATGTTCAACGTCCAGAACGTTGCAGGGCCCGGTGAGTGGGGATTGACCAACTCAAAGGTACGCAGGTCCAACTGAAGGTTGTTCAGGTGGTGCCCTATGTAGTCCCTTGGAGTAGAGATTTCTCCTGATGCAGACATGATGCCTCTTACCCTTTTTTTAGTTAAATACGGTGACCGTCGAATACGATAACTGTTAAGTACGGTAGCCGCTTATCACGGCCGGTGCCAATATCTGCACAATCAGCACCGCTAAATAGGTTAAACCGAGTGGTGCAAATGCTGCTTTAAACAGCCCTAATGCCACAATCAGCAAAATTATCGTCATGATAACTTTTAACCCTTCGCCAATGGCAAACGACCACGCAACACGACCTGGAGCAGCTGTTTTTACTTGATGGCGGCAAGCAAACAACATAAAAATGGCACTGGGCAACCAGGCTGCCAATCCTCCTGCCAGAGCAGAAGCACTCCATTCCAGGCTTTTAAAACCAAAAACAGCACTGAGAACAACAAAAGTCATTAACTGCAACAACAGCAACTTTCGTGCAATTTTCCCACTGTAAAGGGATACAGGCATGACGTTTGTTCTCTCCAAACCACACTAAAGGTATGCTGAGTGAGGTATAAAACTGCCTTTTACCCCATTGAGTCAAGCAGCAAAAAACGAGCAAATTATACGG
Coding sequences within it:
- the atpI gene encoding F0F1 ATP synthase subunit I, encoding MPVSLYSGKIARKLLLLQLMTFVVLSAVFGFKSLEWSASALAGGLAAWLPSAIFMLFACRHQVKTAAPGRVAWSFAIGEGLKVIMTIILLIVALGLFKAAFAPLGLTYLAVLIVQILAPAVISGYRT
- the atpB gene encoding F0F1 ATP synthase subunit A; translated protein: MSASGEISTPRDYIGHHLNNLQLDLRTFELVNPHSPGPATFWTLNIDSLFFSVVLGLAFLFVFRKVAAGATSGVPGKLQTAVELIIGFVDNSVRDMYHGKSKVIAPLALTVFVWVLLMNMMDLLPIDLLPYIGEHVFGLPALRVVPTADVSITLSMALGVFILILFYSIKMKGVGGFVKELTMQPFNHPIFIPVNLILEGVSLLSKPVSLGLRLFGNMYAGELIFILIAGLLPWWSQWMLSLPWAIFHILIITLQAFIFMVLTIVYLSMASEEH